In Denitratisoma sp. DHT3, one DNA window encodes the following:
- a CDS encoding lytic transglycosylase domain-containing protein, giving the protein MPPALRLTAFLALFLRGTAALAGAQQYEPLAASVQAALSRSIADQKPPQSSFQNPLEAVNWLTEMSRRLEKKLPDREYRIDFLRSVHYEATRAGLDPQLVLGLIQVESGFRKYAVSSAGARGYMQVMPFWIKLIGRPGDNLFEMRTNLRYGCTILRHYLGIEKGDLFRTLGRYNGSLGQAEYPNMVRGAWEKHWHWGPQVIEPAR; this is encoded by the coding sequence ATGCCCCCAGCCCTGCGCCTGACCGCGTTCCTCGCCCTGTTCCTGCGGGGTACCGCCGCCCTGGCCGGCGCCCAGCAGTACGAGCCCCTGGCGGCCAGCGTGCAAGCCGCGCTGTCACGCAGCATCGCCGACCAGAAACCGCCGCAAAGCTCCTTCCAGAATCCGCTGGAGGCGGTGAACTGGCTGACGGAGATGTCCCGGCGTCTGGAAAAGAAACTGCCCGACCGGGAATACCGCATCGACTTCCTGCGCTCCGTCCATTACGAGGCGACCCGCGCCGGCCTCGATCCGCAACTGGTACTGGGCTTGATCCAGGTGGAAAGCGGCTTTCGCAAATACGCCGTCTCCAGCGCCGGCGCCCGCGGCTACATGCAGGTGATGCCGTTCTGGATCAAGCTGATCGGCCGGCCCGGTGACAACCTGTTCGAGATGCGCACCAACCTGCGCTATGGCTGCACCATCCTGCGCCACTACCTGGGCATCGAGAAAGGCGACCTGTTCCGCACCCTGGGCCGCTACAACGGCAGCCTGGGCCAGGCCGAATATCCCAACATGGTCCGCGGCGCCTGGGAAAAGCACTGGCACTGGGGTCCCCAGGTCATCGAACCCGCCCGCTGA
- a CDS encoding inner membrane protein YpjD, which translates to MPAILLHVLTTTLYLALGVHFWHSRWRGPALDQPRRGLRTWERVALAVALALHGRTLQLSIFDGDTMRFGFAIALSVMFWLALLLYWLESFYARMEGLQILGLPLAALCSLLPALIPEQHVLVNAHSAAFRFHFLTSMLAYSLFTLAALHALLMTVAERNLHQGRLSPLLAGLPPLLTMEALLFRLIHVAFVLLTLALASGVLFSETLFGKAIALNHKTVFAILSWLIFAALLAGRHLRGWRGRIALRWTLTGFAVLLLTYVGTRFVLEILLGRMA; encoded by the coding sequence ATGCCAGCAATTCTACTGCATGTCCTCACCACGACCCTTTACCTGGCGCTCGGTGTCCATTTCTGGCACAGCCGGTGGCGCGGTCCCGCGCTCGACCAGCCCCGGCGCGGCCTGAGGACCTGGGAACGGGTGGCCCTGGCGGTGGCATTGGCCCTGCACGGCCGCACCTTGCAGCTGTCGATCTTCGACGGCGACACCATGCGTTTCGGTTTCGCCATCGCGCTCTCGGTGATGTTCTGGCTGGCCCTGCTGCTGTACTGGCTGGAAAGCTTCTATGCCCGCATGGAGGGCCTGCAGATCCTGGGCCTGCCCCTGGCCGCGCTGTGCTCCCTGCTGCCGGCATTGATTCCCGAACAGCATGTGCTGGTCAATGCCCACTCCGCCGCCTTCCGCTTTCATTTCCTCACCTCCATGCTGGCCTACAGCCTGTTCACCCTGGCCGCCCTGCACGCGCTGCTGATGACGGTGGCGGAACGGAACCTGCACCAGGGCCGGCTTTCGCCCCTGCTGGCGGGCCTGCCGCCGCTCCTGACCATGGAGGCCCTGCTGTTCCGGCTGATCCACGTCGCCTTCGTCCTGCTCACCCTGGCCCTGGCGTCGGGGGTGCTGTTTTCCGAAACCCTGTTCGGCAAAGCCATCGCGCTCAACCACAAGACGGTTTTCGCCATCCTCTCCTGGCTGATCTTCGCGGCGCTGCTGGCCGGCCGGCACCTGCGCGGCTGGCGCGGCCGCATCGCCTTGCGCTGGACCCTGACCGGATTCGCCGTGCTGCTGCTGACCTATGTCGGCACCCGCTTCGTGCTGGAGATCCTCCTCGGCCGCATGGCGTGA
- the rplM gene encoding 50S ribosomal protein L13 has product MKTFSAKPHEVKRDWFVVDATDKVLGRLAAEIARRLRGKHKTEYTPHVDTGDYIVVVNVDKLRVTGTKAEDKKYFRHSGFPGGIYETNFNKLQQRFPARVLEKAVKGMLPKGPLGYAMLKKMKCYAGTAHPHTAQQPKALEI; this is encoded by the coding sequence ATGAAAACCTTTTCCGCCAAGCCGCACGAGGTCAAAAGGGACTGGTTCGTCGTTGACGCGACGGACAAGGTCCTGGGCCGGCTGGCTGCCGAGATCGCCCGCCGTCTGCGCGGCAAGCACAAAACCGAGTACACGCCTCATGTCGACACGGGGGACTACATCGTGGTCGTCAATGTGGACAAGCTGCGCGTGACCGGCACCAAGGCCGAAGACAAGAAGTACTTCCGCCACTCCGGCTTTCCCGGTGGCATTTACGAAACCAATTTCAACAAGCTGCAACAGCGTTTTCCCGCCCGCGTGCTGGAAAAGGCCGTCAAGGGTATGCTGCCCAAGGGTCCCCTTGGCTACGCAATGCTGAAGAAGATGAAGTGCTACGCGGGCACCGCGCATCCTCATACTGCTCAGCAACCCAAGGCGCTTGAGATCTAA
- a CDS encoding RNA pyrophosphohydrolase, with amino-acid sequence MLDREGYRPNVGIVLVNSHNQVFWGKRIREHSWQFPQGGIKKGETPEQAMYRELHEEVGLMPEHVKILGRTRDWLRYDVPKHWVRREWRTTYRGQKQIWYLLRLVGRDSDVSLRATEHPEFDAWRWNDYWIPLDSVIEFKRTVYEQALTELARHLFLHPADRRPMWRSSSAEDGACP; translated from the coding sequence ATGCTCGATCGGGAAGGTTATCGCCCGAACGTCGGCATCGTTTTGGTCAATAGCCATAATCAGGTCTTCTGGGGCAAACGGATACGCGAGCATTCCTGGCAATTCCCGCAGGGCGGGATCAAGAAGGGCGAAACGCCCGAGCAGGCCATGTATCGCGAGCTCCACGAAGAGGTGGGCTTGATGCCGGAACATGTCAAGATTCTGGGGCGGACCCGGGATTGGCTGCGTTACGACGTGCCGAAACACTGGGTGCGGCGCGAGTGGCGCACCACTTATCGCGGTCAGAAGCAGATCTGGTATCTGCTGCGCCTGGTGGGGCGGGATTCCGACGTTTCCCTGCGGGCGACCGAGCATCCCGAGTTCGACGCCTGGCGGTGGAACGACTACTGGATTCCCCTGGATTCGGTGATCGAGTTCAAACGCACCGTATATGAGCAGGCATTGACCGAACTGGCGCGCCATCTTTTCCTGCATCCCGCCGACCGTCGTCCGATGTGGCGGTCGTCCTCCGCTGAGGATGGGGCTTGTCCGTGA
- a CDS encoding type II secretion system F family protein has protein sequence MAAAKDDKKKEFNFAWEGKDRTGRIMRGEMRAGGVAVVRATLRRQGILVGKVKKQSNRGGGKVTDKDITLFTRQLATMMKAGVPLLQSFDIVGKGSSNPAVTKLLLDIKTEVETGSSLNQAFRKYPMYFDLLFCNLVEAGEQAGILEMLLDRLATYKEKILAIQSKIKSALFYPIAVVLVAFVVTAILMIFVVPQFKSVFAGFGADLPAPTLVVVGISDFFVQYWYIIFGGLGGGVYGFLRLWKRSRKVQIFMDRLSLRLPVFGDLLMKATVARWTRTLSTMFAAGVPLVEALDSVGGAAGNYVYATATKQIQAEVSTGNSLTVAMQNTNVFPSMVLQMVAIGEESGQLDGMLSKVADFFEAEVDDAVEGLSSLMEPLIMAFLGVVVGGMVVAMYLPIFKLGAVV, from the coding sequence ATGGCCGCGGCGAAGGACGATAAGAAAAAAGAATTCAACTTTGCCTGGGAAGGCAAGGACAGGACGGGGCGCATCATGCGCGGCGAAATGCGCGCCGGCGGGGTGGCCGTGGTGCGGGCCACGCTGCGGCGCCAGGGCATCCTGGTCGGCAAGGTCAAGAAACAGTCCAACCGCGGCGGCGGCAAGGTCACCGACAAGGACATCACGCTGTTCACCCGCCAGCTGGCCACCATGATGAAAGCCGGCGTGCCTCTGCTCCAGTCCTTCGACATCGTCGGCAAGGGCTCCTCCAACCCCGCCGTGACCAAGCTGCTGCTCGACATCAAGACCGAGGTGGAAACCGGCTCCAGCCTGAACCAGGCCTTCCGCAAGTACCCCATGTACTTCGACCTGCTGTTCTGCAACCTGGTGGAGGCCGGCGAGCAGGCGGGCATCCTGGAAATGCTGCTGGACCGGCTGGCCACCTACAAGGAAAAGATCCTCGCCATCCAGTCCAAGATCAAGAGCGCCCTGTTCTACCCGATCGCCGTGGTCCTGGTGGCCTTCGTGGTGACGGCGATCCTGATGATCTTCGTGGTGCCCCAGTTCAAATCGGTATTCGCCGGCTTCGGCGCCGACCTGCCGGCGCCGACCCTGGTGGTGGTGGGTATCTCGGACTTTTTCGTCCAGTACTGGTACATCATCTTCGGCGGCCTGGGCGGCGGCGTCTATGGTTTTCTCAGACTCTGGAAGCGCTCCCGCAAGGTACAGATCTTCATGGACCGGCTGTCCCTCAGGCTGCCGGTTTTCGGCGACCTGCTGATGAAAGCCACCGTCGCCCGCTGGACCCGGACCCTGTCCACCATGTTCGCCGCCGGCGTGCCCCTGGTCGAAGCGCTGGACTCCGTCGGCGGCGCCGCGGGCAATTATGTCTATGCCACCGCCACCAAACAGATCCAGGCCGAGGTCTCCACCGGCAACAGCCTCACGGTGGCGATGCAGAACACCAACGTCTTCCCTTCCATGGTCCTGCAGATGGTGGCCATCGGCGAAGAGTCCGGCCAGCTGGACGGCATGCTAAGCAAAGTGGCGGACTTTTTCGAAGCCGAGGTGGATGATGCCGTGGAAGGTCTCTCCAGCCTGATGGAGCCGCTGATCATGGCCTTCCTCGGCGTGGTGGTGGGCGGCATGGTGGTGGCCATGTACCTGCCGATCTTCAAGCTCGGCGCCGTGGTTTGA
- a CDS encoding CNP1-like family protein — protein sequence MIRTCLRFLVLAPLICVGQVAWAEADDWDEPAWAEAQTELPAFPRPENLIEFYVGPLAKNRFYVDGSTIRVGEDGVVRYVLVIRTPSGASNVTYEGIRCETREVKLYALGGADGQWSKARNPAWKPIENKMLNAHHAALNRDYFCPIGQIITNGNEAADALRKSSHLLAP from the coding sequence GTGATCCGGACATGCCTGCGTTTCCTGGTGCTGGCGCCGCTGATCTGCGTCGGGCAGGTGGCATGGGCCGAGGCGGATGACTGGGACGAACCGGCATGGGCGGAAGCGCAGACGGAACTGCCGGCCTTTCCCCGCCCGGAAAATCTGATCGAGTTCTATGTCGGGCCCTTGGCCAAGAACCGTTTCTATGTGGACGGTTCTACCATCCGTGTCGGCGAGGACGGCGTGGTGCGCTACGTGCTGGTGATCCGGACGCCATCCGGCGCCAGCAACGTGACTTACGAGGGTATCCGCTGCGAGACGCGGGAGGTGAAGCTCTATGCCCTGGGCGGCGCCGACGGGCAGTGGAGCAAAGCGCGCAATCCCGCCTGGAAGCCGATCGAAAACAAGATGCTCAATGCGCACCATGCGGCCTTGAATCGTGATTATTTCTGTCCTATAGGCCAAATAATCACGAATGGAAACGAAGCGGCGGATGCCCTGCGCAAAAGCAGTCATCTGCTTGCGCCGTGA
- the rpsI gene encoding 30S ribosomal protein S9 yields the protein MATNYNYGTGRRKTAVARVFIKPGTGKIVVNDKPVDEFFSRETGRMVVRQPLELVQHTNTFDIMVNVTGGGESGQAGAVRHGITRALIEYDASLKPALSNAGFVTRDAREVERKKVGFHKARRRKQFSKR from the coding sequence ATGGCCACGAATTACAACTACGGGACCGGTCGCCGCAAGACTGCGGTTGCGCGCGTGTTCATCAAGCCGGGCACCGGCAAGATCGTTGTGAACGACAAGCCCGTCGATGAGTTCTTCTCTCGCGAAACCGGACGCATGGTCGTTCGTCAGCCGCTGGAGCTGGTGCAGCACACCAACACCTTCGACATCATGGTGAATGTCACCGGTGGCGGCGAGTCCGGCCAGGCAGGCGCTGTCCGCCATGGCATCACCCGCGCGCTGATCGAATATGACGCATCCTTGAAACCCGCATTGTCCAATGCCGGTTTTGTGACTCGCGATGCCCGCGAAGTCGAGCGGAAGAAGGTCGGCTTCCACAAGGCGCGTCGCCGCAAGCAGTTCTCCAAGCGCTAA
- the ffh gene encoding signal recognition particle protein: MLDNLTQRLAKVVKNLRGQARLTEDNITEMLREVRMALLEADVALPVVKDFIARVKEKAVGQEVVGALSPGQALVGVVHRELTEIMGGQAVGLNLATQPPAVILMSGLQGAGKTTTTAKLGKWLKERQKKKVLAVSCDVYRPAAIEQLKTVSAQAGIDFFPSSGEQKPAAIAAAALDYAKKHYYDVLFVDTAGRLAIDEAMMAEIQALHAQLDPVECLFVVDAMLGQDAVNTAKAFNDALPLTGVILTKLDGDARGGAALSVRHVTGKPLKFAGIGEKLAGLEEFHPERMAARILGMGDILGLVEEAQRSVDQEKAKDLVQKMKSGKGFDLNDFKDQIAQMRKMGGLSSLLDKLPAQLGGLAQQAGGAVEDKAIRRIEGIINSMTPAERSKPELIKASRKRRIAAGAGVQVQEVNRLLTQFEQTQKVMKQFSKGGLAKMMRGMKGMLPGMR, translated from the coding sequence ATGCTCGACAATCTCACCCAGCGGCTCGCCAAGGTCGTCAAGAACCTGCGTGGCCAGGCCCGGCTTACGGAAGACAACATCACCGAGATGCTGCGCGAGGTGCGCATGGCGCTGCTGGAGGCCGACGTGGCCCTGCCGGTGGTCAAGGACTTCATCGCCCGGGTCAAGGAAAAGGCGGTGGGCCAGGAGGTGGTGGGCGCCCTTTCCCCCGGCCAGGCCCTGGTCGGGGTGGTGCACCGGGAACTGACCGAGATCATGGGTGGGCAGGCGGTCGGCCTCAATCTGGCGACCCAGCCGCCGGCCGTCATCCTGATGTCCGGCCTGCAAGGGGCGGGCAAGACGACGACGACCGCCAAACTCGGCAAATGGCTGAAGGAACGGCAGAAGAAAAAGGTGCTGGCCGTGAGCTGCGACGTCTATCGTCCCGCCGCCATCGAACAGCTGAAAACGGTGTCGGCGCAGGCCGGCATCGATTTTTTCCCCTCCTCCGGGGAGCAGAAGCCCGCCGCCATCGCCGCCGCCGCGCTGGACTACGCGAAAAAGCACTACTACGACGTACTGTTCGTCGACACCGCCGGCCGACTGGCCATCGACGAGGCGATGATGGCCGAGATCCAGGCCCTCCACGCCCAGCTCGACCCCGTCGAGTGCCTGTTCGTGGTCGATGCGATGCTCGGCCAGGATGCGGTGAATACCGCCAAGGCCTTCAACGACGCACTGCCGCTGACCGGGGTGATCCTTACCAAGCTGGACGGCGACGCCCGTGGCGGCGCGGCGCTTTCGGTGCGCCACGTGACCGGCAAGCCGCTCAAGTTCGCCGGCATCGGAGAGAAGCTCGCGGGCCTGGAGGAGTTCCATCCCGAGCGGATGGCTGCCCGCATCCTGGGCATGGGCGACATCCTGGGCCTGGTCGAGGAGGCCCAGCGCAGCGTGGACCAGGAAAAGGCCAAGGACCTGGTGCAGAAGATGAAGTCCGGCAAGGGCTTCGATCTCAACGATTTCAAGGATCAGATCGCCCAGATGCGCAAGATGGGCGGCCTGTCCTCGCTGCTCGACAAGCTGCCGGCCCAGCTCGGAGGCCTGGCCCAGCAGGCTGGCGGCGCCGTGGAGGACAAGGCGATCCGCCGCATCGAGGGCATCATCAATTCGATGACGCCGGCGGAGCGCTCCAAGCCGGAACTGATCAAGGCCAGCCGCAAGCGCCGCATCGCCGCGGGAGCTGGGGTTCAGGTCCAGGAAGTGAATCGTCTCCTGACCCAGTTCGAGCAGACCCAGAAGGTGATGAAGCAGTTTTCCAAGGGTGGCTTGGCGAAGATGATGCGCGGCATGAAAGGGATGTTGCCCGGGATGCGTTGA
- a CDS encoding OsmC family protein — translation MECTVRWHDGMSFIAETGSGHLVAMDGAPEAGGRNLAPRPMELLLAGTGGCTAFDIVMILQRGRHDIKGCEVKLSAERADTDPKVFTRINMHFVVTGRNLKPEAVDRAVKLSAEKYCSASIMLGKTAAISHSWEIVDQT, via the coding sequence ATGGAATGCACAGTGCGCTGGCACGATGGGATGAGTTTTATCGCCGAGACCGGCAGCGGCCACTTGGTGGCGATGGACGGCGCACCGGAAGCCGGCGGGCGCAACCTGGCGCCGCGGCCGATGGAACTGCTGTTGGCGGGCACCGGCGGCTGTACCGCGTTCGACATCGTCATGATCCTGCAGCGCGGGCGCCACGACATCAAGGGCTGCGAAGTGAAACTATCCGCCGAACGTGCGGATACCGACCCCAAGGTATTCACCCGGATCAACATGCATTTCGTGGTGACGGGCAGGAATCTCAAACCTGAAGCCGTCGATCGGGCGGTGAAGCTCTCCGCGGAGAAGTACTGCTCGGCCTCCATCATGCTGGGCAAGACCGCGGCCATCAGCCACAGTTGGGAAATCGTCGATCAGACGTAA
- the coq7 gene encoding 2-polyprenyl-3-methyl-6-methoxy-1,4-benzoquinone monooxygenase — translation MLDRLIIEFDKALRTLWASAPTVRSMPGESLPEADMSDAERRHAAALMRINHCGEICAQALYQGQALTSRNPSTRQTMERAAFEETEHLNWTERRIGELGGRKSLLNPLWYAGSLGVGVAAGLLGDDWNLGFLAETERQVERHLDVHLASLPPQDRRSWEVLEQMKVDEIKHAETAVRFGARELPLPVKFAMKLSSKVMTTTAYYV, via the coding sequence ATGCTGGATCGTCTGATCATCGAATTTGACAAGGCGCTGCGGACGTTGTGGGCCTCCGCGCCGACCGTGCGGTCCATGCCCGGCGAGAGCCTGCCGGAGGCGGACATGAGCGATGCCGAGCGGCGCCATGCCGCCGCGTTGATGCGTATCAACCATTGCGGGGAAATCTGTGCCCAGGCCCTGTACCAGGGGCAGGCATTGACTTCCCGGAATCCTTCCACCCGGCAGACCATGGAGCGGGCCGCCTTCGAAGAAACCGAGCATCTCAACTGGACCGAGCGGCGAATTGGCGAACTAGGGGGGCGTAAAAGCCTGCTCAACCCACTCTGGTATGCCGGCTCGTTGGGTGTCGGCGTCGCCGCCGGTCTGTTGGGCGACGACTGGAATCTGGGGTTTTTGGCTGAAACCGAACGCCAGGTGGAACGCCACCTGGACGTCCATCTGGCGAGCCTGCCGCCCCAGGACCGTCGTTCCTGGGAGGTTCTGGAGCAGATGAAGGTCGATGAGATCAAGCACGCCGAAACGGCGGTCCGTTTCGGCGCCCGGGAACTGCCCTTGCCGGTGAAGTTCGCGATGAAACTGTCGTCGAAAGTGATGACGACCACCGCGTATTACGTCTGA
- a CDS encoding proline--tRNA ligase has protein sequence MRASQFFIATLKEAPADAEVVSHKLMMRAGLIRRLAGGIYTWTPLGLRVLRKVERIVREEMNRAGALELLMPAVQPFELWEESGRGPKYGPELLRFKDRHQRDFVIGPTHEEVITDFVRKEVKSYRQLPRHFYQIQTKFRDEIRPRFGVMRGREFLMKDGYSFHTSYADLEREYQNMYQTYGRIFSRLGLSFRAVAADTGSIGGTGSHEFHVIAATGEDAIAYCPDSAYAANVELAEALAPSTPRGGAVEPLTKAATPGKIKCEDVADFLGTALTRTVKAIAVIRTELAEDAPGRFALLLLRGDHELNEIKAQKVIGEFRFARDEEIEAALGCRPGYIGPVGVNNAHVVADRTVAAMDNFVCGANEAGYHLTGANWDRDLPEPAQVADIRNVVEGDPSPDGQGRLALCRGIEVGHIFQLRTKYAEALNCRFLDEQGKEQVMEMGCYGIGVSRIVGAAIEQGHDERGIVFPAAIAPFEVAIVPMGYAKSEAVREAADTLLAELLALGIDAVLDDRDERPGSMFADWELVGIPHRVVVGERGLKEGMLEYKGRTDADAQMLAREELPAFIAQRLCPQPCA, from the coding sequence ATGCGCGCATCCCAGTTTTTCATCGCCACCCTCAAGGAAGCCCCAGCCGACGCCGAGGTCGTCTCCCACAAGCTGATGATGCGGGCCGGCCTGATCCGCCGCCTGGCCGGTGGCATCTACACCTGGACCCCGCTGGGGTTGCGGGTGCTGCGCAAGGTGGAGCGCATCGTGCGCGAGGAAATGAACCGGGCCGGCGCCCTGGAACTGCTGATGCCGGCCGTGCAGCCCTTCGAACTCTGGGAGGAATCCGGGCGCGGCCCCAAGTACGGCCCCGAACTGCTGCGCTTCAAGGACCGCCATCAGCGGGATTTCGTCATCGGCCCCACCCACGAGGAAGTCATCACCGACTTCGTGCGCAAGGAGGTGAAGAGCTACCGACAGCTGCCGCGCCACTTCTACCAGATCCAGACCAAGTTCCGCGACGAGATCCGCCCCCGCTTCGGCGTCATGCGCGGCCGCGAATTCCTGATGAAGGACGGCTATTCGTTCCACACCAGCTACGCCGACCTGGAGCGCGAATACCAGAACATGTACCAGACCTACGGCCGCATCTTCAGCCGCCTGGGCCTCTCTTTCCGCGCCGTGGCCGCCGACACGGGCTCCATCGGCGGCACCGGCTCCCATGAATTCCACGTCATCGCCGCCACCGGTGAGGACGCCATCGCCTACTGCCCCGACTCCGCCTACGCCGCCAACGTCGAGTTGGCCGAAGCCCTGGCACCGTCCACGCCCCGCGGCGGCGCCGTCGAGCCGCTGACCAAGGCCGCCACGCCGGGCAAGATCAAGTGCGAGGACGTGGCCGACTTCCTCGGTACCGCGCTCACCCGCACCGTCAAGGCGATCGCCGTGATCCGCACCGAACTGGCCGAGGACGCCCCCGGCCGTTTCGCGCTGCTGCTCCTGCGCGGCGACCACGAACTGAACGAGATCAAGGCCCAGAAGGTGATCGGCGAGTTCCGCTTCGCCCGGGACGAGGAAATCGAGGCCGCCCTGGGCTGCCGCCCCGGCTACATTGGCCCGGTGGGCGTGAACAACGCCCACGTCGTGGCGGACCGCACCGTCGCCGCGATGGACAACTTCGTCTGCGGCGCCAACGAGGCGGGTTACCACCTCACCGGCGCCAATTGGGACCGGGACCTGCCCGAACCGGCCCAGGTGGCGGACATCCGCAACGTCGTGGAAGGCGACCCCTCCCCCGACGGCCAGGGCAGGCTCGCCCTGTGCCGCGGCATCGAAGTGGGCCATATCTTCCAGCTGCGCACCAAGTACGCCGAAGCCCTGAACTGCAGGTTCCTCGACGAACAAGGCAAGGAGCAGGTGATGGAAATGGGCTGCTACGGCATCGGCGTCTCCCGCATCGTCGGCGCCGCCATCGAGCAGGGCCACGACGAGCGCGGCATCGTCTTCCCCGCCGCGATCGCCCCCTTCGAAGTGGCGATCGTACCCATGGGCTACGCCAAGTCGGAAGCCGTGCGGGAAGCCGCCGACACCCTGCTCGCGGAACTCCTCGCGCTGGGCATCGACGCGGTGCTGGACGACCGCGACGAGCGCCCCGGCTCGATGTTCGCCGACTGGGAACTGGTGGGCATTCCCCATCGCGTCGTGGTCGGCGAACGGGGCCTGAAGGAGGGCATGCTGGAGTACAAGGGACGCACCGACGCGGACGCCCAAATGCTGGCGCGGGAGGAGCTTCCGGCCTTCATTGCGCAGCGCCTATGCCCCCAGCCCTGCGCCTGA